A single region of the Biomaibacter acetigenes genome encodes:
- a CDS encoding aconitate hydratase, whose protein sequence is MGMNLTQKIIFSHLVEGSMIPGEEIAVRIDQTLTQDATGTMAYLEFEAIGIPRVKTELSVSYVDHNTLQTGFENADDHRFLQSTAAKFGVHFSRAGNGICHQVHLERFGVPGKTLLGSDSHTPTGGGLGMLAIGAGGLDVAMAMAGHPFYLNMPKVVNIRLHGKLAPWVTAKDIILEVLRRLSVKGGVGKIMEYSGDGVKSLSVPERATITNMGAELGATSSIFPSDEITKKFLEAQGRGHVFTPLAADPDAEYDEIIDINLDELEPLIALPHSPDNVKKVSEVAGQKVDQVFIGSCTNSSYVDLMKLAKILKGKTIAPNVSLVVAPGSKQVLYMLSQNGALADIVASGARLLECACGPCVGVGQAPSTGAISLRTSNRNFEGRSGTKDAKVYLVSVETAAASAITGIITDPRTLEEPIVVEMPEKFAIDDRMIIPPPVDGSNAEILRGPNIKPLPKAEPLPDEIRGRVLLKVGDNITTDHIMPAGAKILPLRSNIPAISKHCFEAVDPTFPDRAEKAGGGFIVGGANYGQGSSREHAALAPLYLGIKAVIAKSFARIHRQNLINFGILPLAFEDERDYDEINQATARDGDELVIENAREGLLSDTIEVKNVTRGRTFKVKHNLSDRQKEIILSGGLLNFAGKK, encoded by the coding sequence ATGGGTATGAACCTTACTCAAAAAATTATTTTTTCCCATTTGGTTGAGGGCAGTATGATTCCCGGTGAAGAAATTGCCGTGAGGATAGACCAGACCCTCACCCAGGACGCTACCGGGACCATGGCATACCTTGAGTTTGAGGCCATAGGAATTCCCCGGGTAAAGACCGAGCTTTCGGTAAGCTATGTAGACCATAACACCCTCCAGACCGGCTTTGAAAACGCCGATGACCACAGGTTCCTGCAGAGCACTGCCGCAAAGTTCGGGGTACATTTTTCCAGGGCGGGTAACGGCATATGCCATCAGGTGCACCTGGAAAGGTTTGGAGTCCCGGGCAAGACCCTTTTGGGCTCCGACAGCCACACTCCTACCGGCGGGGGCCTGGGAATGCTGGCCATAGGAGCAGGAGGCCTGGATGTGGCCATGGCTATGGCAGGGCATCCATTTTACCTCAACATGCCCAAAGTTGTAAACATAAGGCTTCACGGTAAACTTGCACCGTGGGTGACAGCAAAAGACATTATACTGGAAGTACTAAGACGGCTTTCTGTCAAAGGTGGGGTAGGCAAAATCATGGAGTATAGCGGTGACGGCGTAAAGTCCCTGAGCGTCCCCGAAAGAGCCACCATCACCAACATGGGTGCCGAACTGGGAGCCACATCATCCATTTTTCCCAGTGATGAAATCACAAAGAAATTCCTGGAAGCCCAGGGCAGGGGCCACGTTTTTACTCCCCTTGCCGCTGACCCGGATGCCGAATATGATGAAATAATAGACATAAATCTTGATGAGCTGGAGCCTCTTATTGCCCTGCCTCACAGCCCCGATAATGTTAAAAAGGTTTCGGAAGTGGCAGGACAAAAAGTGGACCAGGTTTTCATAGGAAGCTGCACCAATTCTTCTTATGTAGATTTAATGAAACTCGCCAAAATATTGAAAGGTAAAACCATAGCCCCCAATGTAAGCCTGGTAGTAGCCCCGGGTTCAAAGCAGGTCTTATATATGCTCTCTCAAAACGGAGCTCTGGCGGATATAGTGGCATCGGGAGCCCGGTTGCTGGAATGTGCCTGCGGGCCCTGTGTGGGAGTAGGGCAGGCACCTTCCACCGGAGCCATATCCCTTCGGACCTCCAACCGGAACTTCGAGGGAAGGAGCGGCACCAAAGACGCAAAAGTATACCTTGTAAGCGTAGAGACCGCAGCGGCATCTGCCATCACCGGTATCATAACAGACCCCCGGACCCTGGAAGAACCTATTGTAGTAGAAATGCCTGAAAAATTTGCAATAGATGATCGCATGATTATCCCACCACCTGTAGATGGAAGTAATGCGGAGATTTTGAGAGGGCCGAACATTAAACCTTTGCCTAAAGCGGAACCGCTGCCTGATGAAATAAGAGGCAGGGTGTTGCTCAAGGTTGGGGACAACATAACCACCGACCACATCATGCCCGCCGGGGCGAAGATATTACCCCTGCGCTCCAATATCCCTGCAATTTCAAAGCACTGTTTCGAGGCGGTGGACCCAACCTTCCCGGATAGGGCCGAGAAGGCCGGCGGCGGATTCATAGTGGGCGGAGCAAACTACGGCCAGGGCTCCAGCCGCGAGCATGCGGCACTGGCTCCTCTGTACCTCGGCATCAAGGCTGTTATAGCCAAATCCTTTGCAAGAATACACCGCCAGAACCTTATAAACTTCGGCATATTGCCCCTCGCTTTTGAGGATGAGAGGGATTATGATGAAATAAATCAAGCGACTGCCAGGGATGGAGATGAACTAGTTATCGAAAACGCCCGGGAAGGACTTCTCTCCGATACCATCGAGGTGAAAAACGTAACCCGCGGCAGGACCTTTAAAGTCAAGCATAACCTTTCCGACCGCCAGAAGGAGATCATCCTTTCCGGAGGGTTGCTGAATTTTGCCGGAAAAAAATGA